Sequence from the Oncorhynchus masou masou isolate Uvic2021 unplaced genomic scaffold, UVic_Omas_1.1 unplaced_scaffold_4872, whole genome shotgun sequence genome:
gagtgcagaaagagtgtgcagagagagagtgtacagagagagtgagtgagaatgtgcagagagagagtgtgcagagagagagagtgcagagagagagagagagagagagagagatgcagagagagagtgcagagagagagagagagagagagagagtgcagagagagagagtgcagagagagagagagagagagagagagagtgcagagagagagagtgcagagagagagagagagagagagagagagagagagagagagcagtgttaCCGGTAATTATTACCAAAATACTGCATGACACATAGCAGGAAGTGAAGATGGAAAGAGACAGTATACAATACATGAGAGAGTTCCTATTACTGACAGgttgcctctctctttcccctcctacTTCCGCTTCcccacccctgacccctgacctctgactcCAGGTGAAGTTTCCCAAAGggacaggtctaggatcagctcccCCTAATCCTACCCTTAACGGTTAGTGGGAAGAATGCTAAATGAACCCAGGATCAGCGTGTCGTGGTAACTTCACCCTACAACATACCCTGTCATCACAACTAACTGGCTGATCTCACCTGTGGGGGAGATGTGCCTTCTGGGAGCTCTGTGACTTCACTTCCTGGTCCGCCAGCTGCTCCCGAGGCTGTGGAAGTGGAATGTTCTCCTCTACGATGCTGgactctctttcttccctcttctTCTTCCGCTTGCTCTGATGTCATCATcgcagcagaacagaacagagccatTCCTAAATGTCACGTcggtccaaatggcaccctattccctacatagtgcactacttttgaccagagccctatatagggggcggcagggtagcctagtggttagagcgttggactagtaagttGCAAgttgcaagctcaaatccccgagctgacaaggtacaaatctgtcgttctgcccctgaacaggcagttaacccacagttcccaggccgtcattgaaaataagaatttgttcttaactgacttgcctggttaaataaaggcaaaatttaaaaaaaaaattaatagggaatagggtgccatttgggatgcaatccagtcagtcagtcagaggaaCCTGGGTGTAAAACCAGTGGAACCAGTATGGAAATACCACCAAATACCACCAAACCTCCTGTACACTCCAGTGGGTGTATCCAGCGTGGCATGTGGAGAACATTCTCTAAATAACTGCTTTATTTACTTCCATATGGGACGTTCTAGGTGTTCATTGTATTCCTCTTTCATATTGGACATTCTAGGTGTTCATTGTATTCCCCTTTCATATTGGACGTTCTAGGTGTTTATTGTATTCCTCTTTCATATTGGACGTTCTAGGTGTTCATTGTATTCCTCTTTCATATTGGACGTTCTAGGTGTTCATTGTATTCCCCTTTCATATTGGACGTTCTAGGTGTTCATTGTATTTCTCTTTCATATTGGACGTTCTAGGTGTTCATTGTATTCCTCTTTCATATTGGACATTCTAGGTGTTCATTGTATTCCTCTTTCATATTGGACGTTCTAGGTGTTCATTGTATTCCTCTTTCATATTGGACGTTCTAGGTGTTCATTGTATTCCTCTTTCATATTGGACGTTCTAGGTGTTCATTGTATTCCCCTTTCATATTGGACGTTCTAGGTGTGTATTGTATTCCTCTTTCATATTGGACGTTCTAGGTGTTCATTGTATTCCTCTTTCATATTGGACGTTCTAGGTGTTCATTGTATTCCTCTTTCATATTGGACGTTCTAGGTGTTCATTGTATTCCCCTTTCATATTGGACGTTCTAGGTGTTCATTGTATTCCCCTTTCATATTGGACGTTCTCGGTGTTCATTGTATTCCTCTTTCATATTGGACGTTCTAGGTGTTCATTTTATTCCTCTTTCATATTGGACGTTCTAGGTGTTCATTGTATTCCCTTTCATATTGGACGTTCTAGGTGTTCATTGTATTCCTCTTTCATATTGGACGTTCTAGGTGTTCATTGTATTCCTCAAGGGGGTTTTGAAATGTCAATAAACAGAGAAAACCTTGCTAGTCGATGTCCTAATTTCTCCTGATCTTCCCAGAAATCAGTGACAAATACGTGTTATAAGTAAGTAGGGCTATCTGCTTCCTTATTGAAATACAAAAGGTACCGTTGAAGATATTGCCAACGCTGGGAGTATTATATTGTGGCCTAATCTTGGCACCCAGAATCAGATCATGTTTGAGTGCTGGTCTCTGGCCAGCTACGACACGTTCAGTAAAGTCTGTCACACAAGAGGTTGAATAAATCGATTAACAGATCAAAGATTGAGTTGTAGTGTGGCGTGTGGACTGACTGGAACTCGGAAGTACCTTTGATGCTTTCTCGGGTGAAACGTTCTCTCTCTGGAACAGAGGCACCTGGTCCCCGTCTACATGGCTGCGTAGCCGTGGTCctctgggaggtggagaggcTTTAAAGTTCCTGCTGTACTcgctctccaccaccaccaccgggTTAGACTTGAAAGGAGGGATGGAACGGTGGCTGGTGTACAGCATCTGAAGAAAACCATGCAGGAAATATACTGTAACTGTCATAGTTGATTCAAACTCAAATACTCTGCTGCCATCTACTGGCTGTTTGACAAAACAGCATCTCTGCTCCACAGCTTGGGGAGATAGCCTACCTCTCAAACTAGTCATTCGTTTTGAAAACCAGACCCTGGGCAACACACTGACTGACGTCTGGTTTTAATGATGGACTCTTTTGGTATAGAGGAATTACATCACTTCCTACGTCACGACTTTATCCTCTCGAATAAAATACTAAATAGTAGCTAGCAAGATGGAGATTCCGGAGGTTATAGTTCGCAAGTGgatacatactcaggttgtacaactgaatgccttcaactgaaatgcgtcttcctcatttaacccctctgaatcagagaggtgcgggggggaggctgccttaatcaacatccacatcttTGGCACCCGGGGAacggtaggttaactgccttgttaacccactgtttttaccttgtcaggttactggcccaatgctctaaccactaggctgcctgccgccccagTAGCTAGTTTACATCAACTACCTCAACTAAAACCACTGCAACGTTTGGTTTTGAATCACAGCGTTCTGGGCATGTCTG
This genomic interval carries:
- the LOC135535394 gene encoding nuclear protein MDM1-like translates to MTSLRGRLSPQAVEQRCCFVKQPVDGSRVFEFESTMTVTVYFLHGFLQMLYTSHRSIPPFKSNPVVVVESEYSRNFKASPPPRGPRLRSHVDGDQVPLFQRENVSPEKASKSKRKKKREERESSIVEENIPLPQPREQLADQEVKSQSSQKAHLPHRKVKSEYNANFRSPLNYIYKDGAWVKASTLGEERGLIPEISA